In Helianthus annuus cultivar XRQ/B chromosome 8, HanXRQr2.0-SUNRISE, whole genome shotgun sequence, a single genomic region encodes these proteins:
- the LOC110872468 gene encoding uncharacterized protein LOC110872468 isoform X2 has product MLAFLLHTAASSELAKGKAMAVNEKTDAAIYFDILGTYMIVFRQRLANMLYNSVIMQSIMIWATSLVMGGPPAAITLSLSFLSIILMWTFSLLFSTTIAFILPLISSSPVPFVSTPWLIIGLFASPAFLGALTGQHIGYLILKSYISRVFSKKMENLSPVVRSNRAKLEAERSLYKSGLLQWLILLIVGHYFKVGSSYIALVWLASPAFAYGLLEATLSPARAPKALKTITLIFGLFVPFLISGGMFIRLAGTLAGMVVRLDRNPGGSPEWLGSVTVAVYISAVICLTLVYILSYIHISGAKKLIAIASFIVCGLSLIVVIAGIIPPFTDDVSRAVNVVHVVEASGRNGEHKEPNSYISLFSTTPGKLTKEIEHINEGFVCGREKITDFVTFTTSYSCWAENDSVQGWTKNDIPTLNVETDLKTDERITQVTIDTKLSTRWSLAISNKIEDFRLKDAENGEELIQIGTKSTSDGWHSIQYSGGKNAPKRFGLTLYWVKNHTQVTGNDDHGLLLKLRTDVDRLTPKVKRVLEKLPSWCSLFGKSTSPYTLAFLSNLPVDF; this is encoded by the exons ATGCTTGCGTTTCTGCTTCATACTGCTGCATCCTCGGAACTTGCTAAAGGCAAAGCTATGGCAGTCAATGAGAAAACCGATGCTGCGATATATTTTGACATTTTG GGAACGTACATGATTGTATTTCGTCAACGTCTTGCCAACATGCTCTACAATTCGGTCATAATGCAATCCATCATGATATGGGCTACATCACTCGTTATGGGTGGCCCACCTGCCGCTATTACGTTATCCTTATCATTTTTAAGCATCATATTAATGTGGACATTTTCATTACTTTTCTCAACCACCATTGCGTTCATTCTACCGCTCATTTCATCATCACCGGTTCCCTTCGTTTCAACCCCATGGCTCATTATAGGTTTATTCGCTTCCCCTGCTTTCCTCGGGGCTTTGACCGGTCAACATATCGGTTATCTTATTTTAAAAAGTTACATATCGCGCGTATTTTCCAAGAAAATGGAGAATCTGTCTCCTGTGGTTCGGTCCAACCGGGCCAAATTGGAAGCTGAACGATCGTTGTATAAAAGTGGTTTGTTGCAGTGGCTTATACTTTTAATTGTCGGTCATTATTTTAAAGTCGGATCTTCGTATATAGCCCTTGTGTGGCTAGCCTCCCCAGCATTTGCTT ATGGATTGCTTGAAGCAACTTTATCTCCCGCGCGTGCACCAAAGGCGCTTAAAACAATAACTCTAATATTCGGACTTTTTGTACCGTTTTTAATCTCTGGTGGCATGTTTATTCGATTAGCAGGAACACTTGCTGGTATGGTTGTTCGTCTTGACAG GAATCCCGGAGGCAGTCCCGAGTGGTTGGGGAGTGTAACGGTTGCCGTGTACATATCGGCTGTCATATGTCTTACATTGGTGTATATCCTTTCATATATCCACATATCAG GTGCAAAAAAATTAATTGCAATTGCAAGCTTTATTGTGTGCGGTCTTTCACTAATTGTGGTGATAGCTGGAATCATCCCACCATTCACCGATGACGTTTCCAGAGCCGTAAAT GTTGTTCATGTTGTGGAAGCATCCGGAAGAAATGGAGAACACAAAGAACCAAACTCTTATATTTCTTTATTTTCGACTACCCCTGGGAAGTTAACGAAGGAGATTGAACATATCAATGAAGGGTTTGTATGTGGAAGAGAAAAAATTACTGATTTTGTCACTTTCACTACTTCATATAGTTGTTGGGCCGAGAACGATTCGGTTCAGGGATGGACCAAAAACGATATCCCAACACTAAATGTGGAAACCGATTTAAAAACAGATGAAAGAATCACACAAGTTACAATCGACACCAAACTTTCAACGCGTTGGTCTCTTGCAATCAGTAATAAAATCGAAGATTTTAGACTCAAAG ATGCTGAAAATGGTGAGGAATTGATTCAAATTGGCACGAAAAGTACTTCAGATGGATGGCATAGCATTCAGTATTCTGGAGGGAAGAATGCACCAAAAAGATTTGGTTTGACTCTGTACTGGGTCAAAAATCATACTCAAGTGACAGGTAATGATGATCATGGTCTACTGTTGAAATTAAGAACAGATGTTGACAGATTGACTCCGAAAGTCAAAAGGGTTCTTGAGAAACTTCCTTCATGGTGCTCATTGTTTGGGAAGTCTACATCTCCCTATACCTTAGCTTTTTTAAGTAATTTACCCGTTGATTTCTGA